The following proteins are co-located in the Microcystis wesenbergii NRERC-220 genome:
- a CDS encoding ribulose bisphosphate carboxylase small subunit, translating to MVVRTTAASPKKRTKSPEETRIDESAKVHTFSNLSGAIEIGARVVIAPGTSIRADEGTPFHIGDDSKIQDGAIIHGLEKSRVVGDDGREYSVWIGRGSCITHMALIHGPAYVGDRCFIGFRSTVFNARIGADCIVMMHALVQDVEIPAGKFVPSGSVITSQQQADRLPDVTEIDRAFTRHIVDIDLAPSVPVKAHSPATPPPAAAINIANETLYRNSVTPMSLNTNIRAQVRSLLSQGYKIGIEYADKRRFKTSSWLSAGFIDGGREEQVSQSLEASLRDLQGEYVRLIGVDPAAKRRILEMIIQRPEDTPGEPARTTTAVHGGHGNGNGHSDLSVQVRSLLAQGLKIATEHADKRRFKTSSWLTGPAIETKSEAGIIRDIEAIVTENSDEYVRLIGIDPQAKKRVVEMIIHRPGSAPASNGSGKASSYSAPASNGASHSSSGSLSGETIAQIRSLLAQGYKIGTEHADKRRFKTSSWQSCAPIESNRESDVITALEDCLREHSGEYVRLLGIDAKAKKRVLETVIQRPDGSVASNGNGKTATVAEPSFKSSASGSSSGGTATLTSTLTAETITQIRSLLNQGHKIGAEHADKRRFKTSSWQSCTPIDSSRESDVVAALETCLRDHQGEYVRLIGIDSQAKRRVLESIIQRP from the coding sequence ATGGTCGTCCGCACAACGGCGGCTAGTCCGAAAAAGCGGACCAAATCCCCAGAGGAAACGCGCATAGACGAGAGTGCCAAAGTCCACACCTTCTCTAACCTCAGTGGCGCTATCGAGATCGGGGCGCGAGTGGTGATTGCTCCGGGGACTTCCATCCGCGCCGATGAAGGAACCCCCTTTCACATTGGCGACGACAGCAAAATTCAGGACGGAGCAATCATCCACGGTTTAGAAAAAAGCCGTGTGGTGGGAGATGACGGCCGAGAATATTCGGTGTGGATCGGCCGGGGCAGCTGCATCACCCACATGGCACTCATTCACGGGCCTGCCTATGTGGGCGATCGCTGCTTTATCGGTTTTCGCTCCACCGTCTTTAATGCCCGCATCGGGGCCGATTGCATCGTCATGATGCACGCCCTCGTTCAAGACGTGGAAATCCCCGCCGGTAAATTCGTGCCATCCGGTTCCGTGATCACCAGCCAACAACAGGCTGATCGCTTACCCGATGTCACAGAAATCGATCGAGCCTTCACCCGTCACATTGTCGATATCGACCTCGCCCCCAGCGTCCCGGTCAAAGCCCACAGCCCAGCGACTCCTCCACCGGCAGCCGCTATAAACATCGCTAATGAGACGCTATATAGAAATTCGGTGACACCTATGAGTTTAAATACAAACATTCGAGCGCAGGTTCGCTCCCTCCTCTCCCAAGGCTACAAGATCGGCATCGAATACGCTGACAAACGCCGCTTTAAAACCAGTTCTTGGTTAAGTGCCGGCTTTATCGACGGCGGCCGCGAAGAACAGGTATCCCAATCCCTAGAAGCCTCCCTCAGAGACCTACAAGGCGAATACGTCCGCCTGATCGGAGTCGATCCCGCCGCTAAACGGCGCATACTGGAAATGATTATCCAACGCCCCGAAGACACCCCGGGAGAACCGGCCCGCACCACCACCGCCGTCCACGGCGGTCATGGCAACGGTAACGGCCATTCCGACCTGTCGGTACAAGTGCGTTCCCTGCTGGCCCAAGGACTGAAAATCGCCACCGAACACGCGGATAAACGCCGGTTTAAAACCAGTTCTTGGTTAACCGGACCTGCGATCGAAACCAAGAGCGAAGCGGGCATCATTCGCGATATTGAAGCGATCGTGACTGAAAATAGCGATGAGTATGTCCGCCTGATCGGGATCGACCCGCAAGCGAAAAAACGGGTCGTCGAAATGATTATTCACCGCCCCGGCAGCGCCCCCGCTAGTAACGGCAGCGGCAAAGCCAGCAGCTACAGCGCCCCCGCTAGTAACGGAGCCAGTCATAGCAGCAGTGGTAGCTTAAGTGGGGAAACGATCGCTCAAATTCGTTCCCTGCTCGCCCAAGGCTACAAAATCGGCACCGAACACGCCGATAAACGCCGGTTTAAAACCAGTTCTTGGCAGAGTTGCGCTCCGATCGAAAGCAATCGCGAATCCGATGTAATTACTGCTTTGGAAGATTGTTTACGCGAACATAGCGGCGAATACGTCCGCTTACTCGGTATCGATGCTAAAGCCAAAAAACGGGTTTTAGAAACGGTGATCCAGCGTCCCGATGGTTCGGTGGCTAGTAATGGCAACGGTAAAACCGCCACCGTTGCTGAACCGAGTTTCAAAAGCTCTGCTTCCGGTTCCTCCAGCGGCGGTACTGCCACTTTAACCAGTACCTTAACCGCAGAAACGATCACTCAAATTCGCTCTTTATTGAACCAAGGTCACAAAATCGGGGCCGAACACGCGGATAAACGTCGTTTTAAAACCAGTTCTTGGCAAAGCTGCACCCCGATCGATAGCAGTCGCGAATCCGATGTGGTGGCCGCTTTAGAA